In Psychrobacter sp. P11G3, a single genomic region encodes these proteins:
- a CDS encoding LysR family transcriptional regulator: MGQLEDMAMFVRIVEAGSITKAAEQLNIAKSAVSRRLKELEERLGSQLISRTTRQSKLTQAGEQYYQQVNNILRAVDAVNEHTTDAPMRIEGTLKMTAPLSFGLMHLNDVIDKYANKHPNLRFDLDFSDRRIDLIEEGYELAIRIGELQDSSYQAKKLALIRCVICASPDYLARMGTPETLDDLDNHALLQYSLGQTNSINLVDAEGRSHHRTIDAKIKATNGEFLVDLAVKGHGITFVPTFIAYKKLALGELVPVFQHYQLPTLTAYAVYPKNRFLSQRCRYLIDFITEQFGDNPYWDQY; encoded by the coding sequence ATGGGTCAATTAGAAGACATGGCGATGTTTGTACGCATTGTTGAGGCAGGTAGTATTACCAAGGCTGCTGAGCAGTTAAATATTGCAAAATCAGCCGTCAGTCGCCGACTTAAAGAATTGGAAGAGCGTTTAGGCAGTCAATTAATCAGCCGTACTACCCGCCAATCTAAATTGACGCAAGCTGGTGAGCAATATTATCAGCAAGTGAACAATATCTTGCGTGCGGTTGACGCTGTCAATGAGCATACTACTGACGCTCCCATGCGTATTGAAGGTACGCTAAAAATGACAGCGCCGTTGTCCTTTGGACTCATGCATCTGAACGATGTAATTGATAAATACGCCAATAAGCATCCCAATCTGAGATTTGATCTGGATTTTTCTGACCGACGTATCGATTTGATTGAAGAAGGCTATGAATTGGCCATTCGAATCGGCGAGCTACAAGATTCTAGCTATCAAGCAAAAAAATTGGCATTGATTCGTTGTGTGATTTGCGCCAGTCCCGATTATTTGGCAAGAATGGGCACGCCTGAAACGCTAGACGATTTAGACAACCATGCGCTTTTGCAATACAGTCTCGGTCAAACCAATAGTATAAACTTGGTGGATGCTGAAGGCAGAAGTCATCATCGTACGATAGATGCTAAAATCAAAGCCACCAATGGTGAGTTTTTAGTGGATTTGGCAGTCAAAGGGCATGGGATTACCTTTGTGCCGACTTTTATTGCTTATAAAAAACTGGCGCTTGGCGAGCTTGTACCTGTCTTCCAACACTATCAACTGCCAACCCTAACCGCTTATGCTGTTTATCCAAAAAATCGTTTTTTGTCACAGCGTTGTCGCTACTTGATTGATTTTATTACCGAGCAATTCGGTGACAATCCGTACTGGGATCAATATTAA
- a CDS encoding BolA family protein translates to MSTTPTADALHTELQALAPQHIELINESMSHAGYFEGKESHFKLTIVSDAFEGKRLVGRHQLIYGLVTPLLTSQGGQVHALAIHAYTPTEWQGQSPASPLCAGQNK, encoded by the coding sequence ATGAGTACTACACCTACTGCCGACGCACTTCATACCGAATTACAGGCGCTTGCGCCGCAGCATATTGAACTGATCAATGAGTCAATGTCGCATGCTGGTTACTTTGAAGGTAAAGAAAGCCACTTCAAGCTCACTATCGTTAGCGATGCATTTGAAGGCAAAAGACTGGTCGGGCGTCATCAGCTTATATATGGCTTAGTCACGCCTTTACTCACTTCACAAGGCGGCCAAGTACATGCCCTCGCTATCCATGCCTATACTCCGACAGAATGGCAAGGTCAAAGCCCTGCGAGTCCATTATGTGCTGGTCAAAACAAATAG
- a CDS encoding M48 family metallopeptidase has translation MKKLLTTTVMAASLSALTLTGCTSTTNSGAVGVDRQQLLLVSSEQVLALSAQSYAKTIQDAKSKGVLDTNTAQLNRLKNIANRLVGQVGVYRADAAKWQWEVHTIKSNDLNAFVVPGGKIMFYSGIIDRLNLTDDEIAAIMGHEISHALREHSRERLSREYATQTGIGLAASIFGLSQGQAELAGTAGNLGLSLPHSRTQESEADQIGLELMARAGYNPQAAVTLWQKMQKASQGEPPQFLSTHPTSSSRIAELQSLMPKVTPLYQQSRR, from the coding sequence ATGAAGAAGTTATTAACCACGACAGTGATGGCCGCTTCGTTGTCAGCACTGACCTTAACTGGTTGTACCAGCACTACCAATTCTGGCGCAGTTGGTGTTGATCGTCAGCAGTTACTATTAGTGTCTAGTGAGCAAGTATTGGCACTATCTGCCCAAAGCTATGCCAAAACAATACAAGACGCAAAATCAAAAGGTGTGCTAGATACCAATACCGCTCAGCTAAACCGCTTAAAAAATATTGCGAACCGTCTAGTCGGTCAAGTTGGCGTCTATCGCGCTGATGCAGCCAAGTGGCAATGGGAAGTACACACCATCAAGTCCAACGATCTAAATGCCTTTGTAGTGCCGGGTGGTAAGATTATGTTTTATTCAGGCATCATCGATCGTCTGAACCTCACTGATGATGAGATTGCTGCCATCATGGGTCATGAAATCTCTCATGCACTACGTGAGCATTCACGCGAGCGTCTATCACGCGAGTATGCAACCCAAACTGGTATTGGTCTGGCTGCTAGTATATTTGGCTTGTCACAAGGACAGGCTGAGTTAGCTGGTACTGCGGGCAATTTAGGTTTGAGCCTACCCCACAGTCGCACTCAAGAAAGTGAAGCCGATCAGATCGGTCTTGAGCTGATGGCACGTGCAGGTTATAACCCTCAGGCGGCTGTTACGCTTTGGCAAAAAATGCAAAAAGCAAGCCAGGGTGAGCCACCACAATTCCTCAGCACTCACCCAACGAGCAGCAGCCGTATCGCAGAGTTACAGTCATTGATGCCAAAAGTTACGCCTCTATATCAACAGTCGCGCCGCTAA
- a CDS encoding pirin family protein — protein sequence MKTIYHAADSRGDANHGWLKSRHTFSFANYHNPERMGFGALRVINDDFVIGGQGFGNHSHRNMEIISIPLSGKLAHGDSIGNEGVIETGEIQVMSAGTGITHSEMNGDDAEAVRFLQIWVIPDRMDVAPRYQQVHMGDIMRPNEFSQVLSPNANDAGVWIHQDAWFSMGDFDEGISQTYQLNNPNNGVYVFVLSGEVVIDGNTLVSRDGLGIWDTQSFTMDATVTSRVLVMEVPLFM from the coding sequence ATGAAAACAATCTATCATGCAGCAGACTCACGTGGCGATGCCAATCATGGCTGGCTTAAAAGCAGGCATACCTTTAGCTTTGCCAATTATCACAATCCTGAGCGCATGGGCTTTGGTGCCTTACGCGTTATTAATGATGATTTTGTCATTGGCGGTCAAGGGTTTGGCAATCACTCGCACCGTAACATGGAAATTATTAGTATTCCTCTATCCGGTAAGCTCGCTCACGGCGATAGTATCGGCAACGAGGGCGTCATAGAAACTGGTGAAATTCAAGTGATGTCAGCGGGTACAGGCATTACCCATAGTGAAATGAATGGTGACGATGCAGAGGCTGTGAGGTTTTTGCAGATTTGGGTGATACCAGACAGAATGGATGTCGCACCGCGTTATCAGCAAGTGCATATGGGCGATATCATGCGACCTAACGAGTTTAGCCAAGTGCTATCACCTAATGCTAATGATGCAGGGGTTTGGATTCATCAAGATGCTTGGTTTAGCATGGGTGATTTTGACGAAGGTATATCGCAAACTTACCAATTAAATAATCCTAACAACGGTGTCTACGTATTTGTCCTCAGCGGTGAAGTCGTAATAGATGGTAATACTTTGGTTAGTAGAGATGGTTTGGGTATTTGGGATACTCAGAGTTTTACGATGGACGCAACAGTAACTAGCCGTGTGCTAGTGATGGAAGTACCGCTATTTATGTAG
- a CDS encoding Na+/H+ antiporter NhaC family protein, producing MPPKPLTLISAKLAFIISAIVIGIMGITMIGFGWVPHLSLILAICVLLAIGMYKGLSFDDMQAQMASGVMRGIGAIYLFFFIGLMVAALMMSGAIPTLMYVGFQLISPEYYYISAFILTSIIGIALGSSLTTAATLGVAFIGMSNAFDANVAIAAGAVVSGAFFGDKMSPLSDTCTIASSVVGIDLFEHIRNMMYTTVPAWILTVILFWMFSGQTTSADLSQVKILQGQLIDSGLVHGYSVLPFVVLVGLALFRVNAIYTIICTIAAALIITYVHSSPSFGQLGGYLFAGYAPAESLELGEVGGMLSRGGVQSMFFTQAIVILALSLGGLLTALGILPALLSGIKDTLTTSGRAIFAAAMSALSINVLIGEQYLSILLSGTAFRSTFERLHLHPKNLSRTIEDAGTVINPLVPWSVCGVFISQALGVPVLDYLPYAFFCYLSLLLTLLFGFTGMTISRVKEGTATQNQ from the coding sequence ATGCCACCAAAACCGCTTACATTAATCAGTGCCAAGCTCGCCTTTATCATATCCGCCATCGTTATCGGTATCATGGGTATCACCATGATCGGCTTTGGCTGGGTGCCTCATCTGTCTCTTATCCTCGCCATCTGTGTACTACTGGCTATCGGTATGTATAAAGGTCTGAGCTTTGATGACATGCAAGCTCAAATGGCCTCAGGTGTCATGCGTGGTATTGGTGCTATCTATCTGTTCTTCTTTATCGGACTGATGGTTGCGGCTCTGATGATGTCAGGAGCGATTCCTACACTGATGTATGTAGGCTTTCAGCTGATCTCACCTGAGTATTATTATATCTCTGCCTTTATCTTGACCTCTATTATCGGTATTGCATTGGGTAGTAGTTTGACGACTGCAGCTACTTTGGGCGTGGCGTTTATTGGTATGAGCAATGCCTTTGATGCCAATGTGGCGATAGCGGCTGGGGCTGTGGTTTCAGGTGCGTTCTTTGGCGATAAGATGTCGCCATTGTCGGATACCTGTACGATTGCGTCTTCAGTAGTGGGTATTGATCTGTTTGAGCACATTCGTAATATGATGTATACGACAGTACCTGCGTGGATACTGACGGTGATCTTATTTTGGATGTTCTCAGGGCAGACGACCAGTGCTGATCTGAGTCAAGTGAAGATATTGCAAGGTCAGTTAATAGACAGTGGTTTGGTACATGGGTATTCGGTACTGCCGTTTGTGGTATTAGTCGGACTAGCACTGTTTCGGGTCAATGCGATTTATACGATTATCTGTACGATTGCCGCGGCACTTATTATTACTTATGTACATAGCTCACCAAGCTTTGGTCAATTGGGCGGTTATCTGTTTGCAGGGTATGCTCCTGCTGAGTCATTAGAGCTAGGGGAAGTAGGTGGTATGCTGTCGCGTGGCGGTGTACAGAGTATGTTCTTTACTCAGGCGATTGTGATACTGGCATTAAGCTTAGGTGGTCTGTTAACGGCACTAGGGATTTTGCCTGCACTGCTATCTGGTATTAAAGACACATTGACGACTTCAGGCCGAGCGATATTTGCGGCAGCGATGTCGGCACTAAGCATTAACGTACTGATTGGTGAGCAGTATTTGAGCATCTTATTGTCTGGTACGGCATTCCGTTCAACATTTGAGCGTCTACACTTACATCCAAAGAATCTGTCTCGGACGATTGAGGATGCAGGAACGGTGATTAATCCATTAGTGCCTTGGAGTGTGTGCGGGGTGTTTATCAGTCAGGCGCTAGGGGTACCGGTATTAGATTATCTGCCTTATGCGTTCTTCTGTTATTTGTCGTTACTGTTGACACTGCTATTCGGGTTTACGGGGATGACGATTAGTAGAGTGAAAGAGGGGACGGCGACCCAAAATCAATAG
- a CDS encoding PspC domain-containing protein produces MAKLAKLHRSPNNRMIAGVMGGIAEYAGWSPTWVRVLFVIISSLSAAVPGILIYIILWIIMPKANSQSYQ; encoded by the coding sequence TTGGCTAAGTTAGCAAAATTACATCGCTCACCAAATAATCGCATGATAGCAGGTGTGATGGGTGGCATTGCAGAATATGCTGGTTGGTCGCCAACATGGGTGAGAGTATTATTCGTAATCATCTCATCGTTAAGCGCAGCAGTACCAGGCATTTTAATTTATATCATCTTATGGATAATTATGCCAAAAGCAAATAGTCAGTCTTATCAATAG
- the trxC gene encoding thioredoxin TrxC: MSEQSFHLVCPHCQATNRVPAARLSAAPKCGKCGQPLLTASPHELNAQTTNKVIQKNDVLTIVDFWASWCQPCIMMAPEFKSVASQLPQVVFAKVQTDKYEQAAAPYNIRSLPTMVAFRNGKEIARQSGALPSHQIIQWVQSLQS, translated from the coding sequence ATGAGTGAGCAAAGTTTTCATCTAGTATGCCCACATTGCCAAGCAACCAACCGTGTGCCTGCTGCACGATTAAGCGCTGCGCCAAAATGCGGTAAATGTGGTCAGCCATTATTAACTGCTAGTCCGCATGAGCTAAATGCGCAAACAACCAATAAGGTTATCCAAAAGAACGATGTGCTGACTATCGTGGATTTTTGGGCGAGTTGGTGTCAACCTTGTATTATGATGGCGCCAGAGTTCAAGAGCGTGGCTAGCCAATTGCCACAAGTGGTCTTCGCCAAGGTGCAAACGGATAAATACGAGCAGGCAGCCGCTCCTTACAATATTCGCAGCTTACCAACGATGGTTGCTTTTAGAAATGGTAAAGAAATCGCGCGACAATCAGGTGCGCTACCAAGTCATCAAATCATCCAGTGGGTGCAAAGCTTACAGTCGTAG
- a CDS encoding DoxX family protein: MDKLQQFSAPLGRLLLSIIFIFAGIGKITDYATTQGYMESVGVPGMLLPLVIAFEVLGGIAILLGYKARPIAFLFAGFSIVSAIIFHQFWTDESQMISFMKNISIAGGFLMIFAHGAGAYSIDNKR, translated from the coding sequence ATGGACAAGTTACAGCAATTTAGCGCACCGCTCGGTCGTCTATTATTATCAATCATTTTCATCTTTGCAGGCATTGGTAAAATCACAGATTATGCGACCACTCAAGGCTATATGGAGTCAGTAGGTGTGCCTGGTATGTTATTACCATTGGTAATCGCGTTTGAGGTACTAGGTGGTATCGCTATCTTGCTAGGTTATAAAGCTCGCCCAATCGCTTTCTTGTTTGCTGGCTTTAGCATCGTGTCAGCCATTATTTTTCATCAGTTCTGGACTGATGAATCACAGATGATCTCATTTATGAAAAACATTTCGATCGCAGGTGGGTTTTTGATGATTTTTGCTCATGGTGCGGGTGCTTACTCAATAGATAATAAGCGATAA
- the nadR gene encoding multifunctional transcriptional regulator/nicotinamide-nucleotide adenylyltransferase/ribosylnicotinamide kinase NadR: MYDTGLMIGHFEPLHLGQMRSILDAAGQAKTLHIVIMAHPLPHPDFTITLQDKARWLQMACVDLPFIHIHTTHEIELPLHEHLYSASDDVSIDVDASNVKLQRLMDALSLSTETVLFMADNHPLTRNDIQEQLLLPVVTTPLQPEFDSYAIARDPVAYWSELHPQARVDYTKTVAIVGGESSGKTTLVHKLANYYGASFALEMGRLYVGTDLGGSEVGLQYSDYGPICLDHAEAIREAKANATAPITIVDTDFVTTQAFCEEYEGRTHPFVAACIDEFRLDHTIMLDNNTPWVDDGMRSLGTPEARGRFEQRLIDIFARHDIAPHMIDQPDYDARYQQALLLIDQYIYGKKS, translated from the coding sequence ATGTACGACACTGGATTGATGATTGGACATTTCGAGCCCCTGCACTTAGGGCAGATGCGCAGCATATTGGATGCAGCAGGACAAGCCAAAACCTTGCATATCGTTATTATGGCGCATCCATTGCCGCATCCTGATTTTACCATCACCTTACAAGACAAAGCACGTTGGCTACAGATGGCCTGTGTCGACTTGCCATTTATTCATATTCATACTACTCATGAGATCGAGCTACCGCTGCACGAACATCTGTATAGTGCCAGTGATGATGTCAGTATTGATGTCGATGCTAGTAATGTCAAATTACAACGTTTGATGGACGCCTTATCACTATCAACAGAGACTGTATTGTTTATGGCGGACAACCATCCGCTCACTCGCAATGACATACAAGAGCAGTTGCTTTTGCCAGTCGTTACTACGCCGCTACAGCCGGAATTTGATTCTTATGCCATTGCGCGTGATCCAGTCGCCTATTGGTCAGAACTTCATCCGCAAGCCCGCGTCGACTATACCAAGACTGTTGCTATCGTCGGCGGTGAAAGCTCAGGTAAGACAACGCTAGTCCATAAGCTTGCCAATTATTATGGTGCCAGCTTTGCCCTAGAAATGGGTCGTTTGTATGTCGGTACAGATTTGGGTGGTAGCGAGGTTGGCCTGCAATATAGTGATTATGGCCCTATTTGTCTTGATCACGCTGAGGCAATCCGAGAAGCTAAAGCCAATGCAACGGCCCCTATCACCATCGTTGATACTGACTTTGTCACTACGCAAGCATTTTGTGAAGAATACGAGGGTCGCACGCATCCTTTTGTGGCTGCTTGTATTGATGAGTTTCGTTTAGACCACACCATCATGCTAGACAACAATACTCCATGGGTTGACGATGGTATGCGATCTTTGGGTACGCCTGAAGCGCGTGGACGCTTTGAGCAGCGTTTGATAGATATTTTTGCGCGTCACGATATTGCACCGCATATGATTGATCAGCCCGACTATGACGCTCGCTATCAGCAAGCATTGTTATTGATTGATCAATATATCTATGGCAAAAAATCATAA
- the glyQ gene encoding glycine--tRNA ligase subunit alpha, whose amino-acid sequence MTFQDLILTLQNYWADKGCVVLQPYDMEVGAGTFHTATFLRSLGPERWNAAYVQPSRRPTDGRYGDNPNRLQHYYQFQVVLKPNPPNIQELYLDSLRAIGIDPLVHDVRFVEDNWESPTLGAWGLGWEIWLNGMEVTQFTYFQQVGGIECFPVTGEITYGLERLAMYVQGVDSVYDLVWADGEFGRVTYGDVFHQNEVEQSTYNFEHADVPMMGEMFDFYEQQADKLVDAGLPLPAYEMVLKASHAFNLLDARGAISVTERQRFILRVRTLARKVAFGYVEARAKLGFPLADEEHRQAALDKYLSKEDVAADSLAADGVAKENTDTNQSTNDK is encoded by the coding sequence ATGACTTTTCAAGATTTAATCTTAACTTTGCAAAATTATTGGGCCGATAAAGGCTGCGTTGTATTGCAGCCCTACGACATGGAAGTCGGTGCAGGTACTTTTCATACCGCGACGTTTTTGCGCTCGTTAGGTCCTGAGCGTTGGAATGCAGCGTATGTACAGCCATCACGTCGTCCTACTGACGGGCGCTATGGTGATAACCCGAACCGCCTACAGCATTATTATCAGTTCCAAGTTGTACTAAAGCCAAATCCACCTAATATCCAAGAGTTGTATTTGGACTCACTACGAGCCATCGGTATTGATCCATTGGTGCATGATGTGCGCTTTGTAGAAGACAACTGGGAGTCGCCAACGCTTGGTGCGTGGGGACTTGGTTGGGAGATCTGGTTAAACGGTATGGAAGTCACGCAGTTCACGTACTTCCAGCAAGTCGGCGGTATTGAATGTTTCCCAGTCACTGGCGAAATCACTTATGGACTTGAGCGTTTGGCCATGTATGTACAAGGCGTTGATAGCGTTTATGATTTGGTCTGGGCAGATGGTGAATTTGGTCGTGTCACGTATGGCGATGTCTTTCATCAAAACGAAGTCGAGCAGTCTACCTACAATTTTGAGCACGCTGATGTGCCGATGATGGGCGAGATGTTTGATTTTTATGAGCAACAAGCCGACAAATTGGTCGATGCAGGATTGCCATTGCCAGCTTATGAGATGGTATTAAAGGCATCACATGCGTTTAACTTGCTTGATGCACGTGGCGCGATTTCAGTGACTGAGCGTCAGCGTTTTATCCTACGTGTGCGTACGCTTGCTCGTAAAGTTGCCTTTGGTTATGTCGAAGCTCGTGCCAAATTGGGCTTCCCGTTGGCTGATGAAGAGCATCGCCAAGCCGCACTTGATAAGTATTTATCAAAAGAAGACGTGGCAGCAGACAGCTTAGCAGCAGATGGCGTAGCAAAAGAAAATACTGACACTAACCAATCTACTAACGATAAATAG
- a CDS encoding nitroreductase family protein, with protein sequence MSDLTTLQQLAEKRRSIYALSNQLPVANDEIVKIVEHAILHTPSSFNSQSTRIVVLFGDDHRKLWDMTEDTLREIVGDEEKFKSTKERVNGFRNGAGTVLFFEDQAVVRGMQEAAPLYADNFPIWASQTSAMHQYVIWTALASIDVGANLQHYNPVIDQKVASAWDIDKDWTLNAQLVFGTIEQPAGEKAFKPVEERMKVFGA encoded by the coding sequence ATGTCAGATTTAACAACATTACAGCAGCTAGCAGAAAAACGTCGTTCTATCTATGCGCTAAGCAACCAGCTACCAGTAGCTAATGACGAAATCGTGAAAATAGTTGAGCATGCTATTTTGCACACGCCATCTTCGTTTAACTCGCAATCAACGCGCATTGTTGTATTGTTCGGCGATGATCATCGTAAGTTGTGGGACATGACCGAAGATACATTACGCGAAATCGTTGGTGACGAAGAGAAGTTTAAATCGACCAAAGAGCGTGTCAATGGTTTCCGTAATGGTGCTGGTACTGTATTGTTTTTCGAAGATCAAGCAGTCGTTAGAGGTATGCAAGAAGCAGCGCCACTATATGCTGACAACTTCCCAATCTGGGCAAGTCAAACCAGCGCCATGCATCAGTATGTTATCTGGACGGCACTAGCCAGTATCGATGTTGGCGCAAACTTACAGCACTACAATCCAGTAATCGATCAAAAAGTAGCTAGCGCTTGGGATATCGATAAAGACTGGACGCTAAATGCACAATTGGTATTTGGAACGATTGAGCAGCCAGCGGGCGAAAAAGCATTTAAGCCAGTCGAAGAGCGTATGAAAGTTTTTGGTGCTTAA
- a CDS encoding class I SAM-dependent methyltransferase yields MNPYERYVLPKMIDIACSTGNVMKARSKIVPQALGKVLEIGIGSGLNLQFYDANKVSSIIGVDPAAQMQSLARERAAGIGIPVEMVAVDVQGIHADTDQFDTIVMTFTLCSIDDPVAALREMARVLTPSGRLLFCEHGLAPDFSVERWQHRLTPFWKPIAGGCHLNRDIPALIREGGFAIDELSEAYLPGPRPMSYVYSGVAQQLA; encoded by the coding sequence ATGAACCCTTACGAGCGCTATGTGTTGCCAAAGATGATAGATATTGCCTGTAGTACGGGCAATGTAATGAAAGCGCGCTCTAAAATTGTTCCGCAAGCGCTCGGTAAGGTGTTGGAGATTGGCATTGGTAGCGGTCTGAATTTACAGTTTTATGATGCCAACAAAGTCTCTTCTATTATCGGTGTGGATCCAGCGGCTCAAATGCAGTCGCTGGCTCGTGAGCGTGCAGCTGGCATTGGCATTCCGGTTGAAATGGTAGCCGTCGATGTACAAGGTATCCATGCTGATACGGATCAATTTGATACGATTGTGATGACTTTTACCTTGTGCAGTATTGATGACCCAGTAGCCGCGCTCCGAGAAATGGCGCGCGTGCTAACACCTAGCGGTCGCTTACTATTTTGTGAGCATGGACTGGCACCAGATTTTTCTGTTGAGCGTTGGCAGCATCGATTGACACCTTTTTGGAAACCTATAGCAGGTGGGTGTCATTTAAATCGCGATATTCCGGCGCTTATTAGAGAAGGTGGTTTTGCTATTGATGAGTTGAGCGAAGCGTATTTGCCCGGTCCACGGCCGATGAGCTATGTGTATAGCGGTGTGGCACAGCAACTGGCATAA
- a CDS encoding DUF962 domain-containing protein, which translates to MSRQPKMSKRTLEQWLSEYSVSHQNLVNKKIHWLCVPTIFVSLLGMGMSLSVWFTLVLSALVLLFYMRLSTPLFLAMGMFILICLSVMAAMPWGFKAWAAVFIVAWIGQFIGHKIEGKKPSFFKDLQFLLIGPAWVANSLMQRK; encoded by the coding sequence ATGTCTCGTCAACCAAAAATGTCCAAACGTACGCTAGAGCAATGGCTTAGTGAGTACTCTGTCAGTCATCAAAACTTGGTCAATAAAAAAATCCATTGGCTATGTGTACCGACGATCTTTGTTAGTCTGCTAGGTATGGGTATGTCATTATCTGTGTGGTTTACCTTGGTGCTTAGCGCATTGGTATTACTATTTTATATGCGTTTATCTACGCCACTGTTTTTAGCGATGGGGATGTTTATTCTTATCTGTCTATCAGTGATGGCAGCGATGCCATGGGGCTTTAAAGCGTGGGCAGCGGTATTTATCGTTGCATGGATTGGACAATTCATCGGGCATAAAATCGAAGGCAAAAAACCTTCTTTCTTTAAGGATTTACAGTTTCTATTAATCGGTCCAGCATGGGTGGCTAATAGTTTGATGCAGCGTAAATAG
- a CDS encoding SirB2 family protein → MKHLHMLMAALTVALFLYQSYLVLSADRRAPRAVKIATHIIYALLILSGAMMLMQLMGANAPVQWVFAKIILLIAAISSSIKAFKVDATPVQRKTGILIAAVAYIGIVILAFAKPANLF, encoded by the coding sequence ATGAAACATCTACATATGCTGATGGCAGCGCTGACTGTTGCGCTATTTTTATATCAAAGCTACTTAGTACTCAGCGCAGATAGACGCGCACCACGAGCAGTCAAAATAGCCACACATATTATCTATGCCCTGCTTATCCTGTCAGGTGCAATGATGCTAATGCAATTGATGGGTGCCAACGCTCCTGTACAGTGGGTGTTTGCCAAAATCATCTTACTGATCGCTGCTATTAGCTCAAGTATCAAAGCGTTTAAGGTTGATGCGACACCTGTGCAAAGAAAAACAGGTATTCTTATCGCTGCCGTTGCTTATATCGGGATCGTAATACTTGCCTTTGCCAAACCAGCAAACTTATTTTAA
- the pnuC gene encoding nicotinamide riboside transporter PnuC — protein sequence MRIQLLDNITGKWAMQWIIIWFICGVIALSAGFWLTTDHTTLDWFYLAVSFIGLVCVVSLSFRKNVMGNGFGMGATAGEVIVQATSGAVGLMLAPLFNFFTHVYGIFYWSKHTDPDGDMIPKSASKAVWLITAAFIVIGLALFPTINDLLASYGYAVVEDDSSLFLGFISFFWINVIAFVLSITAQAAMILRYSFNWWLWIIVNFVWLIVNLMSGNYIFAIQTMVYQVNAFIGLYEWHRSEQG from the coding sequence ATGCGTATTCAGCTCTTGGACAACATCACCGGAAAATGGGCGATGCAATGGATTATCATTTGGTTTATTTGCGGTGTTATTGCTTTGTCCGCAGGTTTTTGGCTCACGACAGACCATACCACGCTTGATTGGTTTTATTTAGCGGTCTCGTTCATTGGTTTGGTTTGCGTAGTCTCGCTATCATTTCGCAAAAACGTCATGGGCAATGGCTTTGGTATGGGGGCAACGGCTGGCGAAGTCATCGTACAGGCAACGTCTGGCGCAGTAGGCTTAATGCTTGCTCCATTATTTAACTTTTTTACCCATGTTTACGGTATCTTCTATTGGTCCAAACACACCGATCCTGATGGCGACATGATACCCAAATCAGCGAGTAAAGCTGTTTGGTTAATCACCGCTGCATTTATCGTCATTGGTCTTGCCTTGTTTCCCACGATAAATGATCTACTAGCGAGCTACGGCTATGCAGTCGTAGAGGATGATAGTAGTCTGTTTTTGGGATTTATCTCTTTCTTTTGGATTAACGTCATTGCCTTTGTGCTTTCTATTACCGCTCAGGCAGCTATGATTTTGCGATATTCGTTTAACTGGTGGTTGTGGATTATCGTCAACTTTGTCTGGCTCATCGTGAATCTGATGTCTGGTAACTATATCTTTGCTATTCAGACTATGGTGTATCAAGTAAACGCCTTTATCGGCCTGTATGAATGGCATCGCAGCGAGCAAGGATAA